The following coding sequences lie in one Stenotrophomonas rhizophila genomic window:
- the dnaX gene encoding DNA polymerase III subunit gamma/tau, with amino-acid sequence MSYLVLARKWRPKRFAELVGQEHVVRALSNALDSGRVHHAFLFTGTRGVGKTTIARIFAKSLNCEQGTSADPCGQCPACLDIDAGRYIDLLEIDAASNTGVDDVREVIENAQYMPSRGKYKVYLIDEVHMLSKAAFNALLKTLEEPPEHVKFLLATTDPQKLPVTVLSRCLQFNLKRLDEDQIQGQMTRILAAEEIESDPTAIVQLAKAADGSLRDGLSLLDQAIAYAGGALREDVVRTMLGTVDRTQVAAMLDALADGDGVRLLQVVAALAEFSPDWSGVLEALAEALHRIQVQQLVPGAQSDGEGIDAAAFAQRLRPEVVQLWYQMALGGRRDLYLAPSPRAGFEMAVLRMLAFRPAAAVPPVPRDPGTGTEVNNGAGSPAQGSGMAAAPAAVAAAPVARVVPAAASVTPVAPVVAVAAPVAAPAAAPEPARQTPPPAAEPAPEDDLPPWHQAGAEERDEALAAELASPDAAMVAPWEAPPARPAAPAPAPVVAPAAVARPQGIAIAPSAPAAVAGAAAPIALASPEAWLELVAQSQLNGPSRQLAAHAAFISFQHGILKLAVSPGFEYLCSDRSLAALTDALSGPLGQTPRIVIEHGDAEAETLHQRSDRQRGERQQAAEAAFMADPQVQVLIQQHGARVVTDSIRPFDE; translated from the coding sequence ATGTCCTATCTCGTCCTTGCCCGCAAGTGGCGTCCGAAGCGTTTTGCCGAGCTGGTGGGCCAGGAACACGTGGTCCGTGCGCTCAGCAATGCGCTGGACAGCGGCCGGGTGCACCATGCGTTCCTGTTTACCGGTACCCGCGGGGTGGGCAAGACCACCATCGCGCGTATCTTCGCCAAATCGCTGAACTGCGAGCAGGGCACCAGCGCCGACCCGTGCGGCCAGTGCCCGGCCTGCCTGGATATCGACGCCGGGCGCTACATCGACCTGCTCGAGATCGATGCCGCGTCCAACACCGGCGTGGATGATGTCCGCGAGGTGATCGAGAACGCCCAGTACATGCCCTCGCGTGGCAAGTACAAGGTCTATCTGATCGACGAAGTGCACATGCTTTCCAAGGCGGCGTTCAATGCGCTGCTGAAGACGCTGGAAGAGCCGCCGGAGCACGTGAAGTTCCTGCTGGCCACCACCGACCCGCAGAAGCTGCCGGTGACGGTGCTGTCGCGCTGCCTGCAGTTCAACCTGAAGCGGCTGGACGAAGACCAGATCCAGGGCCAGATGACCAGGATCCTGGCGGCCGAGGAGATCGAGTCCGACCCGACCGCGATCGTGCAGCTGGCCAAGGCCGCCGACGGCAGCCTGCGTGATGGTCTGTCGCTGCTCGACCAGGCCATCGCCTACGCGGGCGGCGCGCTGCGTGAAGACGTGGTGCGCACCATGCTGGGCACGGTCGACCGCACCCAGGTGGCCGCCATGCTGGACGCGCTGGCCGATGGCGACGGCGTGCGCCTGCTGCAGGTGGTCGCCGCGCTGGCCGAGTTCTCGCCGGACTGGAGTGGCGTGCTCGAGGCGTTGGCCGAGGCCCTGCACCGCATCCAGGTGCAGCAACTGGTGCCGGGCGCGCAGTCCGACGGCGAGGGTATCGATGCGGCGGCCTTCGCCCAGCGGTTGCGCCCGGAAGTGGTGCAGCTCTGGTACCAGATGGCGCTGGGTGGCCGACGCGACCTGTACCTGGCCCCGAGCCCGCGTGCGGGCTTCGAAATGGCCGTGCTGCGCATGCTGGCGTTCCGCCCGGCTGCCGCGGTACCGCCGGTGCCGCGCGATCCGGGCACCGGCACCGAGGTGAACAACGGCGCCGGCAGCCCCGCCCAGGGCAGCGGCATGGCGGCAGCGCCTGCCGCCGTGGCCGCCGCGCCGGTCGCCCGGGTGGTACCGGCCGCAGCCAGCGTCACCCCGGTGGCCCCGGTAGTTGCGGTGGCGGCCCCTGTGGCTGCCCCGGCCGCGGCGCCGGAACCCGCCCGGCAGACCCCGCCGCCGGCGGCAGAGCCGGCGCCTGAAGACGACCTGCCGCCGTGGCACCAGGCCGGTGCGGAAGAGCGTGACGAGGCGCTGGCCGCCGAACTGGCCAGCCCCGACGCGGCCATGGTGGCACCGTGGGAGGCGCCGCCCGCGCGTCCTGCCGCGCCAGCACCGGCCCCCGTGGTGGCCCCGGCTGCCGTGGCGCGCCCGCAAGGCATCGCCATTGCGCCCTCGGCGCCGGCCGCCGTGGCAGGGGCTGCCGCGCCAATCGCCCTGGCCTCGCCCGAAGCCTGGCTGGAACTGGTCGCCCAGAGCCAGCTCAACGGCCCCTCGCGGCAGCTGGCGGCCCACGCGGCGTTCATCAGTTTTCAGCACGGCATCTTGAAACTGGCGGTATCGCCCGGATTTGAGTACTTGTGTTCGGACCGTTCGCTGGCAGCGCTGACCGATGCGCTGTCCGGCCCGCTGGGGCAGACCCCGCGGATCGTGATCGAACATGGCGACGCCGAGGCCGAAACGCTGCACCAGCGTTCCGACCGCCAGCGTGGCGAGCGGCAACAGGCGGCCGAAGCCGCCTTCATGGCCGACCCGCAGGTGCAGGTGCTTATCCAGCAGCACGGCGCGCGGGTCGTGACCGATTCCATCCGTCCTTTTGATGAGTAA
- a CDS encoding 3-deoxy-D-manno-octulosonic acid kinase — MVAFDANEALTPCRDGRGLGAILFDRERLRQAEIELFSPAHWAERARPVGDGGRGGAWFVDAPFGQCVLRQYLRGGMAAKLSRDAYLWRGADRTRSFAEFRLMRALRALKLPVPRPIAAFYMREGMRYRAAILMERLEGVRSLADRALVAGRGAPWEETGRLVARFHRAGLDHADLNAHNILFDANGHGWLIDFDRGVQRIPATRWRERNLKRLLRSLLKLRGERSVEDVEKDYARLRRAYDLAWNRGY; from the coding sequence ATGGTCGCATTCGACGCCAATGAAGCGCTGACGCCCTGCCGTGATGGACGCGGACTGGGTGCCATTCTGTTCGACCGCGAACGGCTGCGGCAAGCCGAGATCGAGTTGTTCTCGCCGGCCCACTGGGCCGAGCGGGCGCGGCCGGTCGGTGATGGCGGTCGCGGTGGTGCCTGGTTCGTGGATGCGCCGTTCGGCCAATGCGTGCTGCGCCAGTACCTGCGCGGCGGCATGGCGGCCAAGCTGAGCCGCGACGCCTACCTGTGGCGCGGCGCCGACCGCACCCGCAGTTTTGCCGAATTCCGCCTGATGCGCGCCCTGCGCGCGCTGAAGCTGCCGGTACCGCGCCCGATCGCCGCGTTCTACATGCGCGAGGGCATGCGCTACCGCGCCGCCATCCTGATGGAGCGGCTGGAGGGCGTACGCTCGCTGGCCGACCGCGCGCTGGTCGCCGGGCGCGGCGCCCCGTGGGAGGAAACCGGCCGGCTGGTCGCGCGCTTCCATCGCGCCGGGCTGGACCACGCCGACCTCAACGCACACAACATCCTGTTCGATGCCAACGGCCACGGCTGGTTGATCGACTTCGACCGCGGCGTGCAGCGCATTCCGGCCACGCGCTGGCGCGAGCGCAATCTCAAACGCCTGCTGCGGTCGTTGCTCAAGCTGCGCGGCGAGCGCAGCGTGGAAGACGTGGAAAAAGACTATGCACGGCTGCGCCGCGCCTACGACCTGGCCTGGAACCGGGGCTACTGA
- a CDS encoding Slp family lipoprotein: protein MKIQILLPLAASLALAACATAPKPLQGQFSMVSPRDAVPTQQVGTPVRWGGRIIETNPVQGQTCFQMISRPLNGSGRPSTTSADASDGRFVACRAGFYDPAVFEPGRDVTFIGKIAGYENTRIGEYDYRLPKLDADVIYLWPEQRQVDVVPAYPYGPWGPGWGPGWGYRGWGWW, encoded by the coding sequence ATGAAGATCCAGATTCTGCTTCCCCTCGCTGCTTCGCTGGCGCTGGCCGCCTGCGCCACCGCGCCCAAACCGCTGCAAGGCCAGTTCAGCATGGTCAGCCCGCGCGATGCGGTGCCCACCCAGCAGGTGGGTACCCCGGTGCGCTGGGGTGGCCGCATCATCGAAACCAATCCGGTGCAGGGCCAGACCTGTTTCCAGATGATCTCGCGCCCGCTCAACGGCAGTGGCCGCCCGAGCACCACCTCGGCTGATGCAAGCGACGGCCGCTTCGTCGCCTGCCGCGCCGGCTTCTACGACCCGGCCGTGTTCGAGCCGGGCCGTGATGTGACCTTCATCGGCAAGATCGCCGGTTACGAGAACACCCGCATCGGCGAGTACGACTACCGCCTGCCCAAGCTGGATGCCGATGTCATCTACCTGTGGCCGGAACAGCGCCAGGTGGACGTGGTGCCGGCCTACCCGTACGGGCCGTGGGGTCCGGGCTGGGGCCCGGGCTGGGGCTACCGCGGTTGGGGCTGGTGGTAA
- the recR gene encoding recombination mediator RecR: protein MSLPLLEQLIEAFRVLPGVGQKTAQRMAYHVLERERVGGQKLAEVLAKAIERIGHCVQCRDFSETETCAVCANGSRERQQLCAVESPADRLAIEHATGFRGVYFVLQGRLSPLDGVGPRELGLDQLEARLKQGEVQELIIATSATVEGEATAHYLAQLARAHKVRPSRLAQGLPLGGELEYVDRGTLSHAFGTRTEIQE from the coding sequence ATGAGCCTGCCCCTGCTCGAACAATTGATCGAGGCCTTCCGTGTGTTGCCGGGCGTTGGCCAGAAAACCGCCCAGCGCATGGCCTACCACGTGCTCGAGCGTGAGCGCGTGGGCGGGCAGAAGCTGGCCGAGGTGCTGGCCAAGGCCATCGAACGCATCGGCCATTGCGTGCAGTGCCGCGATTTCAGCGAGACCGAGACCTGCGCGGTGTGCGCCAACGGCAGCCGTGAGCGGCAGCAGCTGTGTGCGGTGGAATCGCCGGCCGACCGGTTGGCGATCGAACATGCGACCGGTTTCCGCGGCGTGTACTTCGTGCTGCAGGGGAGGTTGTCGCCGCTGGACGGCGTGGGCCCGCGCGAACTCGGCCTGGATCAGCTGGAGGCCCGCCTGAAACAGGGCGAGGTGCAGGAACTGATCATCGCCACCAGCGCCACGGTGGAAGGCGAAGCCACCGCGCACTACCTGGCGCAGCTGGCACGCGCGCACAAGGTGCGCCCCAGCCGGTTGGCGCAGGGCCTGCCGTTGGGCGGCGAACTGGAATACGTGGACCGCGGCACGCTGTCGCACGCCTTCGGCACGCGCACCGAAATCCAGGAGTGA
- a CDS encoding histidine triad nucleotide-binding protein, which produces MSQDTLFGKIIRREIPATIVYEDDDVLGFKDIAPQAPVHVLFIPKNEAIPTLDDVQPAQAHLIGKLALAAAEYARREGFAQNGYRVVMNCREDAGQTVFHIHLHLLAGAPLGHFGTPNG; this is translated from the coding sequence ATGAGCCAAGACACCCTGTTCGGCAAGATCATCCGCCGTGAAATCCCGGCCACCATCGTCTATGAGGACGACGACGTGCTCGGCTTCAAGGACATCGCCCCGCAGGCGCCGGTGCACGTGCTTTTCATTCCCAAGAACGAGGCGATCCCGACCCTGGACGACGTGCAGCCCGCGCAGGCGCACCTGATCGGCAAGCTGGCGCTGGCGGCGGCCGAGTACGCCCGCCGCGAAGGCTTCGCCCAGAACGGCTACCGCGTCGTCATGAACTGCCGCGAGGACGCGGGGCAGACCGTGTTCCACATCCACCTGCACCTGCTGGCCGGCGCGCCGCTGGGCCACTTCGGCACGCCGAACGGCTGA
- a CDS encoding MBL fold metallo-hydrolase, giving the protein MDWALRFMGVGNASAVQLGSPMAVIERDGRPWLTIDCGGEGLTAFLAQYGQVPQALFVTHVHLDHVAGFERLFVDAYFSPHRRGRIRVYVPATVVPLLHKRVADYPNVLAEGGANFWDAFQLIVVGDAFWHDGVRLEVFPVRHHWPETAYGLRLKGAVTWSGDTRPIPEMLARYADDNELIAHDCGLHGNPSHTGVDDLEREYSGALQARMMLYHYASEADGAALRQRGHRVAVPGQCVALAAPTALHVLTQDPP; this is encoded by the coding sequence ATGGACTGGGCACTGCGCTTCATGGGGGTCGGCAATGCGTCGGCCGTGCAGCTGGGCTCGCCGATGGCGGTGATCGAGCGTGACGGCCGGCCGTGGCTCACCATCGACTGCGGTGGGGAAGGCCTGACCGCCTTCCTGGCGCAGTACGGGCAGGTGCCGCAGGCGCTGTTCGTCACCCATGTGCACCTGGACCACGTGGCCGGTTTCGAGCGGTTGTTCGTGGATGCGTATTTTTCGCCGCACCGGCGCGGACGCATCCGCGTGTACGTGCCGGCCACGGTGGTGCCGCTGCTGCACAAGCGCGTGGCCGACTATCCCAACGTGCTGGCCGAGGGCGGCGCCAACTTCTGGGACGCCTTCCAGCTGATCGTGGTGGGCGATGCGTTCTGGCACGACGGGGTGCGCCTGGAAGTGTTCCCGGTGCGCCACCACTGGCCGGAAACCGCCTATGGCCTGCGCCTCAAGGGCGCGGTGACCTGGAGCGGCGATACCCGCCCGATTCCGGAAATGCTGGCCCGCTACGCCGACGACAACGAACTGATCGCCCACGACTGCGGCCTGCACGGCAACCCGTCGCATACCGGCGTGGACGACCTGGAACGTGAGTACAGCGGTGCGCTGCAGGCGCGGATGATGCTGTACCACTACGCCAGCGAGGCCGATGGGGCCGCGCTTCGCCAGCGCGGGCATCGCGTGGCGGTGCCGGGGCAATGCGTGGCGCTGGCCGCGCCGACCGCCCTGCACGTGCTGACGCAGGATCCGCCCTGA
- a CDS encoding YbaB/EbfC family nucleoid-associated protein encodes MRGNIAQLMQQAQKMQENLQKAQEDLAKLEVTGSAGGGMVSVTLTGTKECRKVRIDPSILGDAEMTEDLVAAAFNDASNKIDAESKNRMGSATAGMQLPPGMKLPF; translated from the coding sequence ATGCGCGGCAACATCGCCCAATTGATGCAGCAGGCCCAGAAGATGCAGGAAAACCTGCAGAAGGCCCAGGAAGACCTCGCCAAGCTGGAAGTCACCGGCAGCGCCGGCGGTGGCATGGTCAGCGTGACCCTGACCGGCACCAAGGAGTGCCGCAAGGTGCGTATCGATCCGTCGATCCTGGGCGATGCGGAAATGACCGAAGACCTGGTCGCGGCGGCCTTCAACGATGCGTCCAACAAGATCGACGCCGAATCGAAGAACCGCATGGGCTCGGCCACGGCCGGCATGCAGTTGCCGCCGGGCATGAAGCTGCCGTTCTGA
- a CDS encoding DUF3488 and transglutaminase-like domain-containing protein, with protein MAEPTSPTLSPSARRWTLASAALGLVPLLLQLPDLLAAIIALVALVTALAARQRVLPAVLRLALVLCMLAAIYWQMGARPGRDTGCALLAAMLALKSSELRSLRDARSLLGFALFAPFAAFLLDQGPLTMALAVLAALTALLALQRLAHAEGQAPSPRLVGQLRGVGRLVALGLPLALAGFWLFPRLSEPLWGIPDRAVGKPGLSDRMEPGQWLDLMADDAPALRVTFFGAVPAPEQRYWRGPVMSRFDGRSWTRDQDARQRPPAAVTSGTLRWDYQIDYEPTDRRQLVALDLPLQAPPGSALDADHSLRSRSNLSTLTRWRLQSAPPSRYRDALRPYERQQALQLPDGFNPRTAALARQWRAEAGSNDAAIVARALDWIRARFAYSLTTPLPGRDGVDEFLFDQQVGFCQHFSSAFVVLMRNAGIPARVVTGFAGGVRNPYGNYWVVRRMDAHAWAEVWLPERGWVRVDPTAAVAPERIYDTLEDRLQGGGGATLQSRWLQLGQATDWLRRGWNDLVLSFDADRQQRMLRPLGIDKLEPAQLIAVFTVFALATLGWMAWLLGRGERERDPLLRAWHRLGRRYARLGLARDSAEPADRWAQRVHQQRPDPALLSLSSRFVLARYAGADVDLTSLLRDLRRHRPSSGASP; from the coding sequence ATGGCTGAGCCCACCTCCCCCACCCTGAGCCCCAGCGCGCGGCGCTGGACCCTGGCCAGCGCCGCGCTCGGCCTGGTGCCGCTGCTGCTGCAGTTGCCTGACCTGCTCGCCGCCATCATCGCGCTGGTCGCGCTGGTGACCGCCCTGGCGGCCCGCCAACGCGTGCTGCCTGCCGTGCTGCGCCTGGCACTGGTGCTGTGCATGCTGGCCGCCATTTACTGGCAGATGGGCGCACGCCCCGGCCGCGATACCGGCTGCGCATTGCTGGCGGCCATGCTGGCACTGAAATCCAGCGAACTGCGCAGCCTGCGCGATGCCCGCAGCCTGCTCGGGTTTGCTCTGTTTGCCCCGTTCGCCGCCTTCCTGCTCGACCAGGGGCCGCTGACCATGGCGCTGGCCGTACTGGCCGCGCTGACCGCCCTGCTCGCCCTGCAGCGGCTGGCCCATGCCGAAGGCCAGGCGCCCAGCCCGCGCCTGGTCGGCCAACTGCGCGGCGTTGGCCGCCTGGTTGCACTGGGCCTGCCCTTGGCGTTGGCCGGGTTCTGGCTGTTCCCGCGCCTGAGCGAGCCGCTGTGGGGCATTCCCGACCGCGCGGTGGGCAAGCCGGGCCTGTCCGACCGCATGGAACCGGGGCAGTGGCTGGACCTGATGGCCGACGATGCGCCCGCCCTGCGCGTGACGTTCTTCGGCGCGGTGCCGGCGCCCGAGCAGCGCTACTGGCGCGGCCCGGTGATGAGCCGCTTCGATGGCCGCAGCTGGACCCGGGATCAGGACGCCCGGCAGCGCCCACCCGCCGCGGTCACCTCGGGCACGCTGCGCTGGGATTACCAGATCGACTACGAGCCCACCGACCGCCGCCAGCTGGTGGCATTGGACCTGCCGCTGCAGGCACCGCCCGGCAGCGCGCTGGATGCCGACCACAGCCTGCGCAGCCGCAGCAACCTGAGCACCCTGACCCGCTGGCGCCTGCAGTCCGCCCCGCCCAGCCGTTACCGCGACGCACTGCGGCCGTACGAGCGCCAGCAGGCACTGCAGCTGCCGGACGGCTTCAACCCGCGCACGGCCGCCCTGGCCCGGCAGTGGCGCGCCGAGGCCGGCAGCAACGATGCGGCCATCGTGGCGCGCGCGCTGGACTGGATCCGCGCCCGCTTCGCCTACAGCCTCACCACGCCGCTGCCCGGTCGCGATGGCGTGGACGAGTTCCTGTTCGACCAGCAGGTCGGCTTCTGCCAGCACTTCAGTTCGGCGTTCGTGGTGCTGATGCGCAACGCCGGCATTCCCGCACGCGTGGTGACCGGCTTTGCCGGCGGCGTGCGCAACCCCTACGGCAACTACTGGGTGGTGCGGCGCATGGATGCCCATGCCTGGGCCGAGGTGTGGTTGCCCGAGCGCGGCTGGGTACGCGTGGACCCGACCGCCGCGGTCGCCCCCGAGCGCATCTACGACACCTTGGAAGACCGTCTGCAGGGCGGCGGCGGGGCCACCCTGCAGAGCCGCTGGCTGCAGCTGGGCCAGGCCACCGACTGGCTGCGCCGGGGCTGGAACGACCTGGTGCTGTCCTTCGATGCCGATCGCCAGCAGCGCATGCTGCGCCCGCTGGGCATCGACAAGCTGGAACCGGCACAGCTGATTGCCGTTTTCACGGTCTTCGCGCTGGCCACGCTAGGCTGGATGGCGTGGCTGCTGGGCCGTGGCGAACGTGAGCGCGATCCATTGCTGCGCGCCTGGCACCGGCTGGGGCGGCGCTACGCCCGGCTTGGCCTGGCGCGTGACAGTGCCGAGCCAGCGGACCGCTGGGCCCAGCGCGTCCACCAGCAGCGGCCCGACCCGGCGCTGTTGTCGCTCAGCAGCCGTTTCGTTCTCGCGCGCTACGCTGGCGCGGACGTCGACCTCACTTCATTATTGCGCGACCTGCGCAGGCATCGCCCGTCCTCCGGAGCATCCCCATGA
- a CDS encoding DUF4440 domain-containing protein, translated as MAQATDSTALAAHLEALERALHDPVVRADAARLDALLDPEFSEIGSSGTCYGRAAALAEIPAERAVVEIISDDYRVSLLAPTVAQVRYCSWYVVDGVRQRAVLRSSLWRLHDAGWRVLFHQGTPGVAPTVGRLTSNSAER; from the coding sequence ATGGCGCAGGCGACGGACAGCACCGCGCTTGCCGCCCATCTGGAAGCGCTCGAGCGCGCCCTGCATGACCCGGTGGTGCGTGCCGATGCCGCGCGCCTGGACGCACTACTCGATCCGGAGTTCAGTGAAATCGGCAGCTCGGGCACCTGTTACGGGCGCGCTGCCGCGCTGGCTGAGATTCCCGCCGAGCGCGCCGTGGTGGAGATCATCTCCGACGACTACCGCGTTTCCCTGCTGGCCCCGACCGTGGCGCAGGTGCGCTATTGCAGCTGGTATGTGGTCGACGGTGTGCGCCAGCGCGCGGTGCTGCGCAGTTCGTTGTGGCGGCTGCACGATGCGGGGTGGCGCGTGCTGTTCCACCAGGGCACGCCCGGCGTAGCGCCGACCGTTGGTCGGCTGACGTCGAATTCCGCGGAGCGTTGA
- a CDS encoding DMT family transporter, with translation MAWIYLLAAGVLEIVWAFAMKQSDGFSKLTPSIITVVTMIASFWLLSLAMRTLPLGTAYTIWTGIGAVGAFIIGIAFLGEQVSAMRIAAAVLIVSGLVLMKLSST, from the coding sequence ATGGCCTGGATCTATCTGTTGGCAGCCGGCGTACTGGAAATTGTCTGGGCGTTCGCGATGAAGCAGTCCGACGGCTTCAGCAAGCTCACCCCCAGCATCATCACCGTGGTCACCATGATCGCCAGTTTCTGGCTGTTGTCGCTGGCCATGCGCACCTTGCCCCTGGGCACCGCGTACACGATCTGGACCGGTATTGGCGCAGTGGGGGCGTTCATCATCGGCATCGCGTTCCTGGGCGAGCAGGTGAGTGCGATGCGTATCGCCGCGGCGGTGCTGATCGTGAGCGGGCTGGTGCTGATGAAGCTGTCGAGCACCTGA
- a CDS encoding GNAT family N-acetyltransferase, which yields MSTIRAFTAADAPACLAIFDGNVPRFFGAHERADFSTYLQQPARAADYRVIERGDRVVACGGLAMDDALTAAFCWGMVDHTVHRQGLGRELAQARLQQARARGARRVVLSTSQHTCDFYSALGFGITRVVTDGHGPGLDAVDMQCVLSLG from the coding sequence ATGTCCACGATCCGCGCCTTCACCGCCGCCGATGCACCCGCCTGCCTGGCCATCTTCGATGGCAATGTGCCGCGCTTCTTCGGCGCGCATGAACGTGCGGACTTTTCCACCTACCTGCAGCAGCCTGCGCGCGCTGCGGACTATCGGGTGATCGAACGCGGCGACCGGGTGGTGGCCTGCGGCGGATTGGCGATGGACGACGCGCTGACCGCCGCGTTCTGCTGGGGCATGGTCGACCACACCGTGCACCGGCAGGGGTTGGGCCGTGAGCTGGCACAGGCGCGCCTGCAGCAGGCACGCGCACGTGGCGCGCGCCGCGTGGTGCTGAGCACCAGCCAGCACACCTGCGACTTCTACAGCGCATTGGGATTCGGCATCACCCGGGTCGTGACCGATGGCCACGGCCCGGGCCTGGACGCGGTGGACATGCAATGCGTGCTGTCGCTGGGTTGA